The Chrysiogenia bacterium region GAGGAAACCGAAGAAACCTTCGTGGGCAACGCCCGGCTCAAGGCCCGCGCGGGCTACGAGCAGACGGGCCTCTGGACACTGGCCGACGACTCGGGCATTTGCGTCGATGCACTCGATGGCGCGCCCGGCGTGCGCAGCGCGCGCTACTGGGACGGTGACGGGTCCGACGCGGCCAACAACGCGGGGCTGCTGGCGGCCCTCGCGGGAGTGCCCGATGAAGATCGCGGCGCACGCTTTGTGTGCGTGCTGGTGCTCGATACCGGCGAGGGCGAGCAGGTCTTCGAGGGGACCTGCACCGGCCGCATTCTGGAGGCTGAAAAAGGCCCTAATGGTTTCGGTTACGACCCGCTTTTCTTCGATCCGGAGCTGGGGAAATCCTTCGGGGAGATTCCTTATGAAGAAAAGATGGCGCGCTCGCACAGGGGCAGGGCGCTCGCGGCCTTTCAGGCATGGATGAAAGAGCGACTTTCAGGGTAAATGGCGCCAACCGTCGCGG contains the following coding sequences:
- a CDS encoding non-canonical purine NTP pyrophosphatase, which gives rise to EETEETFVGNARLKARAGYEQTGLWTLADDSGICVDALDGAPGVRSARYWDGDGSDAANNAGLLAALAGVPDEDRGARFVCVLVLDTGEGEQVFEGTCTGRILEAEKGPNGFGYDPLFFDPELGKSFGEIPYEEKMARSHRGRALAAFQAWMKERLSG